In the genome of Heterodontus francisci isolate sHetFra1 chromosome 15, sHetFra1.hap1, whole genome shotgun sequence, one region contains:
- the LOC137377439 gene encoding dynein heavy chain-like, whose protein sequence is MVDWGTLNMVDRGPLNMVDWSTLKVVVPGTLKLVEQGTLNMVDRGTLNMVDWSTLKVVVPGTLKVVDQGTLNMVDRGPLNMVDWSTLNMVDQGTLKVVDQATLNMLDQGTLNMVDQGTLKMVDWSTLNMGTLNMVDWSTLNMVDWGTLNVLDQGTQNMVDRGTQNMVDRGTLNMVDLGTLNMVDWSALSMVDWGTLNVLDQGTQNMVDRGTQNMVDRGTLNMVDWSTLNMVDRGTLKMMDRGTLKMVEQGTLNVLDQGTLNVLDQGTLKVVDRGTLNMGTVKMVDRGTLKMVDQGTLKMVHRGTQNMVDWGTLNMVDRGTLNMVDWSILNMVDWSTLNMVDRGTLNMVDRGTLNMVDWSTLNMVDWGTLNMVDQGTLNMVDQGTLKVVDQATLYIVDQGTLNMVDRGTLNMVDRGTLNMATLNMVDRSTLNMVDHGTLNVLDQGTLNMVDQGTLKVVDRGTLKGTLKMVDRDTLNMVDRGTLKMVGRGTLNMVDRGTLNIVDRGTQNIGTLNVMDQGTLNMVDQGTLKVVDRGTLNMVDRGTLKVVDQGTLKMVHRGTLNMVDRGTLNMVDRGTLNIGSLNMVDQGTLKMVDQGTLKMVDQGILKVLDQGSLNMVD, encoded by the exons atggtggactggggcactctgaatatggtggaccggggccctctgaatatggtggactggagcactctgaaggTAGTCGTCCCGGGCACTTTGAAGTTGGTGGaacagggcactctgaatatggtggaccggggcactctgaatatggtggactggagcactctgaaggTAGTCGTCCcgggcactctgaaggtggtggaccagggcactctgaatatggtggaccggggccctctgaatatggtggactggagcactctgaatatggtggaccaaggcactctgaaggtggtggaccaggcCACTCTGAATAtgttggaccagggcactctgaatatggtggaccagggcactctgaaaatggtggactggagcactctgaatatg ggcactctgaatatggtggactggagcactctgaatatggtggactggggcACTCTGAATGTGTTGGACCAGGGCACtcagaatatggtggaccggggcactcagaatatggtggaccggggcactctgaatatggtggacctgggcactctgaatatggtggactggagcgCTCTGAGTATGGTGGATTGGGGCACTCTGAATGTGTTGGACCAGGGCACtcagaatatggtggaccggggcactcagaatatggtggaccggggcactctgaatatggtggactggagcactctgaatatggtggaccggggcactctgaaaatgatggaccggggcactctgaaaatggtggaacAGGGCACTCTGAATGtgttggaccagggcactctgaatgtgttggaccagggcactctgaaggtggtggaccggggcactctgaatatg ggcactgtgaaaatggtggaccggggcactctgaaaatggtggaccagggcactctgaaaatggtgcaCCGGGGCACACAGAATATGGTGGactggggcactctgaatatggtggaccggggcactctgaatatggtggactggagcattctgaatatggtggactggagcactctgaatatggtggaccgagGCACtttgaatatggtggaccggggaactctgaatatggtggactggagcactctgaatatggtggactggggcactctgaatatggtggaccagggcactctgaatatggtggaccaaggcactctgaaggtggtggaccaggcCACTCTGTATatcgtggaccagggcactctgaatatggtggaccggggcactctgaatatggtggaccggggcactctgaatatg gccactctgaatatggtggacaggagcactctgaatatggtggaccacggCACTCTGAATGtgttggaccagggcactctgaatatggtggaccagggcactctgaaggtggtggaccggggcactctgaag ggaactctgaaaatggtggaccgggacactctgaatatggtggaccggggcactttgAAAATGGTGggccggggcactctgaatatggtggaccggggcactctgaatatagtggaccggggcactcagaatata GGCACTCTGAATGtgatggaccagggcactctgaatatggtggaccagggcactctgaaggtggtggaccggggcactctgaatatggtggaccggggcactctgaaggtggtggaccagggcactcttaaAATGGTgcaccggggcactctgaatatggtggaccggggcactctgaatatggtggaccggggcactctgaatata ggctctctgaatatggtggaccagggaactctgaaaatggtggaccagggcactctgaagatGGTGGACCAGGGAATTCTGAAGGTGTTGGACCAGggctctctgaatatggtggactag